A window of uncultured Methanoregula sp. genomic DNA:
ATGGTATCAAAACTGTTGCAGATGGCCGTTTTGAAAGCCTCCGGTGTGCGGGCACCGGCATAGGTCACGCCGTTGATGAGGAGCGCCGGGGAGGCAGTCGCCCCGTTTGCACCTGCGTCCGCCTCATCGGCTTTGAGGACCGCAAGACCGTCCGGCCCCGTGGAGCAGGAAGTAATTTTTTCAGGATCCATGTTCAGCGATACGGTCAGGTTCCGGCTGCATGCACTGAAGGCTGCCGCATCCTGCGCCAGCGGATAGCACTGCTGATCGAACCGGTTTACGTACTCCCAGAACTGCGCCGGATAATTCCGGTTGATACAGGCCTGCCGGAGATCTTCTTCTGCTTCTCTTGGGCCATGCAGGGACTGGACCGTGTCCGCGGTCGAACCGCTTACAGAAGCGATATACCGGATCCGGAAATCTGCTTTGGACCCGAGGAGTTTTTCCACCGGCACCATCGCGGTTTCAGCCTGGGTCCCGTACGGGCAGAATGCCATCACGTAGAGATCAACGGACGGACGGGACGATCGTTTGAAATTCTGCTGCTGCCGGGCCGGGGATGAGGATGCGGCCCGGGAATTTCGCATGTCGATTGCCATGGGGAAGAGAAATGTGCAGTCGCTGGTTGTGTACAAGGTCATATTTTCTGACCGGGACCGGATGGTTATGTTATAGACATTCCCATCAGCCTGCACGGAGACGAGCGAGGCCGGCGTACCGGGCTCGGCAAAGTACGTGTTCGTGTACTGGACCACCATCTCGCCGCATACCCCCGGGGGGACGGCCGTTTCCCGCGCGGTCCCGAAAAGGCCGGCGGAGAATGCGAGATACGCGATGAGAAAGACAATGAGTGCCGTCAGCGCGACAAGGGTAGCCGGGCGGAACAGGAGAATACCGCTGTCCTGCGATGACGGGGATTGTCTTCCTGCAAAAAATTCTGGTTCCTTTGAACGGTCTGGTGTCACGGAGATCCCGGAATAGTCTCCATAACCCGGAATAAAAAACCGATTGGTTTTATTCCGGCCATCAGCGCACGATTTCTCCCTGTTTGTGAGAATCCAGCGGAATATTGCGCAGATATCCCGTCTCCCGCCTGCAAGACTTTTTCCTGAAGACGGTGGCACGGGAGAAAATTTCAGTGATAATCATTGAAATTATTTCGGTTCATTTATATTATAGGATTTTGCAGGTCTAATTATGATCGTCGCGGAACCACATCCTCCGGTTGAGACGCTCCGGAAAGATGCCGGTCTTTTTCGAACCGTCCGCGGGCGTGCAGGGTGCACGAGGGGATAACGGGGCTGCCACAGATGGAGATGAAACGGTATAGTCAGATTCTTGCATTGCTGGTGATCGCGGCGCTGGTGCTGGTGGCGCCGGTGGGGGCGACGTTCTGCTATGGGTTTGTGTGCTCTCCAACAGTAATTACTCGTGACTGTTGCCAGGGTAATGGGCTCTGCCTTTCGTCTAACAATTGCAGCTGCGTTCCCGGATATGAAGGAAATCAATGCCAGTATCCTAATTATTGCGTCATGTCAGGGACCACTCCCGTGTGCACAAACAACTGCACCCCCTGGGGCAGCAGTGCCACAACCGAAAGGCATGGCACGTGCCTCACCATTACTCCCGCATTGCAAGATACAGCATATGCTGAGACAAATGACTATTCTATCTTGCTTGGCTCTACGTTAACATATGACCGCCTTAACAGTCGGTATGTGAGGATGCCTTTGGATAATTTCTGCGCCTGTGCCCCGGGATGGGCCGGCACCTGCTGCGCGGATTACCGGCCCGGCACCCTGACCCCTCCCGCTCTCGACTTCGGGAACGTCACGGTCGGCGCACCGGACCACAGCCAGCCGGCAATTGTCCTTGCCAATACCCTGCCAGGCACGAACGTGACCCCGGGCATGAACCTGACCATCCAGTCGATCGCCCTCACCGGCACGGACAGCAGCGACTTTGCGTACACAACTACCTGCGAACAGAACACCAAAATGCCACCGTGGCCGGGGACGTGCAGCTTCGCCGTCACGTTCACCCCTTCTGCCACCGGCACCCGGACCGCACTGCTCAGCGTCAGCGTCAGCTCGGACAGCGGCGCCCATAACCAGATCCTGGACACCACGCTCACGGGTACCGGGATCACCCGGGTCAGCAGCATCCTCGTCAACCCGCTGGATTCCGCGAACATCTTTGCCGGGCTGAGCGGTGCGGGGATCTTCCGGAGCACCGACAGCGGCAGTACATGGAACGCTGCACAGGTCCTGCCTGCAAATACGCAGATAACAGCGCTCGCAAAACAACCCGGCACCGGCAGCCCGGCCCTCTATGCCGGGACAATCGGCGGGGGCGTATACGCGAGCACGGACAATGGCCAGACCTGGAATGCCTGTTCCAACACCGGCCTTGCGAACCGGAACGTGCTCACGCTGGTCAGCGATTCTGCCGGGAAACTGTACGCCGGCACCGAGGCCGGGGTCTTTGCAAGCTCCGACAACTGCGCCAGCTGGACAGCAGTGAACTCGGGTCTGACGGTATGATGCGGGAGGCGATGTTCCCGGGTAAGAAAAAAATGACCCGGCCCCTGTCTTTGCGTAATTGCCGGCTCCTGGCCGCGGTGCTGGTGATCGCGGCACTGGCGCTGGTGGTGCCGGTGATGGCCAACACGGTCACTATCAGTCCGTCCGGGGGGGACGACTCCAGTGCGATTACCGCTGCGATGACATCGGCCGGATCGGACGGCATGGTGATCCTGAACCCGGGCACCTATTACGCACACGATATCACGGTGCCGAATAATATCATCATCACTGCGGCCGACACCCACGGGCCTTCGGATACTATCATCGACGCCGCAGTGCTCGGCCGGATCTTCTCGGCTACCTCACGTACCGTCACCATCCGGAACCTGGGTCTCCGGAACGGGTACGCCCCTGCTGCCGGCGGTGCGATCTATGCTACCGATAGCACGGTTACGGTAACCGGATCCGCCATCACCAACTGCTCGGCATACAACAATGGCGGCGCGATCTTTGCAACCAGTGGCAGCACGGTGATCATTGCCGGATCCACGATCTCCGATTGTTCGGCCCTGTGGGGCGGGGCGCTCTATGCGTACACGTCCACCGCCATGACGGTCACCTCCACGAGTATCACCGGCTGCACGGCAAAAAATGGGGGCAGCGCCGTCTTTGCCAATACCGGCTCTACGGTCAACGTCCACTATTCCCGGATCTTTGGCAACGACGGGTATTCCGTGTACAACAACGGGGCTACTTCAGTCAATGTTGCGGAGAACTGGTGGGGCACCAACAGCGGTCCGGCATCGTCCGCACTCTCCGGCACGATGACCTCGACCCCGTACCTGGTGCTCGGTATCACCGCGAACCCGTTATCCGTTCAAACCGGCGGAACCTCAGCCATCACGGCGAACCTGAAGTATGATAGTACCGGTGCTGATAAGTCAGGCTCCGGCACGGTACCGGACGGGATCCCGGTCACGTTCGAGACCACCAGCGGGTCGGTCTCCCCGGCTTCGGCCACCACGGTTTCGGGTGCGGCTGGGACAACCTTCACCCCCTCTTCTGCCGGTACCACAACGGTCTCGTCAACGGTTGACGGCCAGACGGTCACGGTCAAGATCACCGTGACCGCTGCCCCGGTGGACCACAGTGTCACGAAAGTCACCGGTCCCGGCCAGTCAATCCAGGCGGCAATTGATATTACGAATGACGGCGGCACGGTCATCATCTATCCCGGCACCTACACCCAGCACGACATCAGCGTCACAAAGAATATCAGAATCCGGGCAGCGGATGGCCACGGACCTTTGGACACCATCATCGATGCCCAGTCAGCCGGCCGGATCTTCACCGTTACTAACAGCTATTCGCTCGCCATCGACAAGCTGACCCTGATGAATGGCAAGGCACCCTCAGATTCCCGGGGTCTCTCGATGGGAGGTGCGATTGGTGGATTGGATTCAAACATACCTTATAGCGTTACTGTCACGTCGAGCTCGTTCATCGGGTGCTCGGCAGACAATAACGGAGGCGCAATCTCTGCTGATTCGTCTACAGTAATGTCGAGTACATTCACCGGGTGCTCGGCAGGCAATAACGGAGGCGCAATCTATGGTGATTGGTTAACAGTCATGTCGAACACGTTCAACGGGTGCTCGGCAGGCAATAACGGCGACGCAATCTATGGTGATTGGACCTCGAACGGCCCCCCGGCCACTGGTACCGGGGACCGGGTCATCACCGCTCTTGCGGTAAGCCCGGACGGCTTCAACCTGTACGCCGGTAACATGAACGGTTTTGTCTACTCATTCACCTTCCTGGCTCCGGCCCCGGTTGCCGAATTCACGGGATCGCCGGCCACCGGTTCATACCCGCTGAAGGTCCAGTTCAACGACACTTCAGCAAATTCCCCAACCATGTGGAACTGGTCGTATGGCGACGGCACCTGGTTTAACACAACGGACAGCTTCCAGCGGAACGCGAGTCACACGTACACGTCTGCCGGTTCCTTCACCGTTAACCTGATCGCCGGCAATACTGCCGGTTCCAACAGGGTCTCAAAGACCGGCTTTGTCACGGTGACGGCTCCGGCCGGTGCCCCGGTTGCCGGCTTCTCCGGCATACCAACAACCGGTACGGTCCCGCTGAAGGTCCAGTTCAATGACACTTCAGCAAATTCCCCAACCATGTGGAACTGGTCGTATGGCGACGGCACCTGGTTCAACACAACGGACAGCTTCCAGCGGAACGCGAGTCACACGTACACGTCTGCCGGTTCCTTCACCGTCGACCTGACAGCAACGAACTCCGCCGGCAGCAACAGTAAGAAGATCACGAATTACATCACGGTCAATGCTGCGGTATCAGCACCGCAATCCGCATTCTCGGCCAACACAACAAGCGGCACAGTCCCGCTGGCGGTCATGTTCCACGACGATTCCACCAACGAACCAACGGAATGGCTCTGGGACTTCGGCGATGGCGGCACCTCGGACAACCAGGATATCCTGCACATATACACAACTGCCGGGAACTACACGGTCAACCTCACGGTGAAAAACGCGGCGGGCACGAGCAGCCACCGGGTGGAAAAGTTCATCACGGCAGGCGAGTCTGTGCTCCCGTGGCCAACGCCGGGAACCACGCCTGCACCGGTCGCGGCATTTACCGCCAACCGGACCGAAGGCGACAGACCGCTTGCCGTGAAATTCACCGATACCTCCACGAAGACCCCGACCTCGTGGACCTGGGACTTTGGCGACAGCGGCACATCCACCCTGCAGAACCCGGTCCACCAGTACACGACAAGCGGCAACTACACGGTCAGCCTGAAGGCAGCGAACGCAGCGGGAAGCAGCACGGCCACAAAGACCAAGTATATCCGGGTGCTCGCGCCGGTTGTCGGGCAGAACACGTTCGCGGTCGATGAGGTGCAGACAACAATTACCGGCAGCGTCCAGAATGTCTCGGTCGATACCACCGGCACGAATGTCACGACGAGTGGCAACGTGGTCACCATCAGGAACGCAACCGGCTGGTCATCCGTGAATATCACTTTCGCGGGCACACCGGAGACCGGGGCGTCGGCCGTCAACGGCACGGTCGGGAGCGTCATGGCAGTGACAGAACCGGTCACGGCCCCGATCGAAGCGGCAGGCACGCCGACCGTCACGATCTCGCTGAACATGAGCCGGATGCCGGGCACCACCGCTGCCATAACCCAGACCATAACAAAAGATCCGGATGCAACCGCCCAGAGTTCATTCAGCCTCTTTGCAAGCTCGGAAGGAAAGCAGATCAACGAGATCGCGTACACCCTGAACATTGTCAAGACCAACCTGGAAAATGCCGGCGATGGCGGCATCATCCAGTCCGCAACCCTGACGATGACCGTCAGCAAAGCCTGGGTCGATGCCCACGGGGGGGTCAGCAGTCTCGCAGTCCTCCGCAGGGCCGATGACGGCACCACCCAGATCCTGGCGCCCGTGGTGACCGGCCCCGATGCAGATAACACCTACACCATAACGGTCATATCGCCAAAAGGTCTCTCGGTCTTCTCGCTCGCAGCAGTCTCAGCGGTTTCAACCGGATCCCCGGGCAGCACCGGTTCCTCCTACAATAACGGTGACACGGACACCGGAACGTTCGTATCTTCGCAGCCGAAGTCCACATCCCTGCTCGCCCCGGTGGACCCGTCTTCATACCCCTGGACAACCCAGAGCATCCGAGGGCCTACGCATATCACAAAGATCGAACTCCAGCCAATCGGGACGTTCAAAGATCTCTTCATCCTGACAGAAAAACCGGATTCGCTGCCGCAGGGCATACCGGCGCCGGGCGTACCGGTGTACGAGTTCCACAAGATCACTCTCTACCATGCCACAAACGATGACATCAACCAGGCAAAGATCGAGTTCACCGTCAGCCCGTCATACCTTGAGAGCCAGAAGATGACGTCCCGCGATGTCCAGCTCATGCGGTACCGCGACAAGGCATGGGAGAAACTGCCCACCGAGTACGAGGGGATGAAAGACGGCGAACATCTCTACCGGGCAACGACCTCCGGCTTCTCGTACTTCGCAACGGTGGTAGTCAAAGATGCAACTATAATGACAACGACAACCACCACGACCGTGCCGACACTCGCAGGCCAGGTGCAGACCTCGCAAAAGCCGACTGCCACCCATGTAAAAAGCACGGTTGCCCCTGCCGTTTCACGTACCCAGGCCGCCCCGCCGGTAACGGATACGCCGAAGCCTGCGGGAGTGTCAATCCCGTTCTACATCTTCGGCATTGCAGGGATCATCATCCTCTGTATCAGCATAGTCATAGTCCGGAGATGGTACATCCGCCGGCAGAACCCGGCGCTCTTCAGGAAGTACGACTGAAAGCCAACTCCACGGCTCCATCCTTTTATGGCCCAGGTACATTCTCCTGCCAGCGATGACACACGGGCAACCATTTTCCTCTTTTTCAAAAAAAAGAAAGTCCGGGAAATATGTGTCAGATGAATTGCCGAATATTTTTACATTATCCTCTGCCTTCATTCACTTTCGCCCCATGCAGCCCGGGCCGTTAATACCCATCCGCATTCACGTTTCAGTATGACAACGAACCCCGCAATTTCGATTGTTGACGTACCGCCCATGGAAGTTCTCGGGACCGAGAAGACCGGGACCTATGCACTCATACCGGAACTTTTGATGACGGTCCTCAATTACATGCTGGAACAGAAGATCCCGATTGCCGGGCCACCGGTCTTTGTCTGCCACGAGACATCCCCGGAAGCAGCGAAAGGGGCGAATGCGAAGGGAACCGCCCGGGTAGAGATCGCCTGGCCGGTGAGCGGCCATGCCCCGGGCGCCGGGAACATCCGGAAGTACACGCTTTGTGGCGGCCGCATGGTACACACCGTGCACAAGGGCCCGTACGAGACCTGCGAACCAACCTACCTTGAGGTTTTTGCATGGATCAATGAGCAGAATCTCACCATCAGCGGACCCATCCGCGAGATCTATCCAAACGACCCGATGGAGGTACCCCCCGAGGAGATCCTGACAGAGATCTACATCCCCGTTGGATGAAATCCCAGAATCCCCCGGGCAGGAGCCGGAGATACCTGTCACTTCTTTCGGCCTTTGTCACTGCCGTAACGTTCATTACCTCACGCTCCCATCGGAGTGTATGCACGAGATCAAAGCCAGCAAGAAGATGGGAAACGACATCATGGTCTCCTTTGAAGTGGATGGCAAAACCCAGTTCGAGGCATTCAATTACCAGGATCTTATCGACATGAAGGTGAACGTGCTCGACCTGCTCGACCGGCCCATGTCCTACAGGGTCGATCGGGAAGCGCACAAGATCGTTTCGAAGAAGTGACAAAAACCCGGTCTTCCGGCCGGCTGCCGGAACGACCCATGAAAGCCGGATGAGAGCACAGACCGGTTGCCGGGCACCTGTATCTTCGCGATACCGGAAAAACACGCCCGGTACCCGGCCCGCAGATCGCGGTCAGTGGAAAGATCCACATCAATAAATCCTTATTATATACAAGCCAGAAAAATATTTGTGACCGATCCCGGGCAGGAAACAAAAAATTGCCGGACAGGTTCCGGCATTGTACAGAAACTGGCATCTCCGATCCTTATTGCCCTCCAGTACGGCCTTGGATCGCTCATCTCCTTCTCCATCGCTCTTCTCTTCTCGAAAGATATCATCCACATCAAATCCGGGACAGCGATGATCGGAGCCCTGTGGGCGATGATCACGTTCATCAGCGTTACGCAGGACTGCCGTTCCTCAACGCAGGATACAGCCCGGCTTCAGGTCCTGGGAGCATTTCTGGGAGCGGTTTTGAGCGGGATATTCCTGACCACATTTCCCTTCAGCATACCCGGCATGGCGTGTCTGATCGGCATTGTTGTCCTCATCTGCCATGTTCTTGGGATGCCGGGCCCTGCCCGGCTTGCTGCGCTTACGGTCGGGATCGTTATGGTGATATCGGCAATCAACCCGGACATCCCGCCGGTTGTCAATGCCATGACCCGGTTCCTTGAAGTGCTTATCGGCAGCACGGTTGCGATCGGCATTGTATGGGTCTGGCAGTGTCTCCCGGGTAATTCCGGAAAAACCGGATAACCCGGCAAGGATAATCTCTCGGTACGAACGGGCGGGGGCGTGGTGAAGTACCCGGATAAAAGAGAAAGCCTATAAGCGTATAAGCAAACACTTATACAGAATCCATGGAACCCTGCAACAAGTGTAATGTCTGCAACAAACTCTGCGAGATCGTCCCGGTCATGGCCGGGAAATTCAAAGCCCTTGGCGATCTCACCCGGCTCCAGATAATCTACCTGCTCGCAACCGATACGAGCGGTACGCTCGGGGTCAGTGAACTCGCAGCCAGGCTCAAGATCTCCCAGCCGGCGGTGTCGCAGCACTTGAAGACCCTCAGGGGAGAAGGTCTTGTTGATTCGCGCCGGGAAGGATTCTATGTCTACTACACGATCAACTGCGACCGCATGGTCGAGTTCCGGGAACACTTCGAGCTGATGTACTCCTGTGTCATGGAGAACTGCAGCAGGGAACTGGTCCGGAAATCAAACCGGGACCGGACGATCCGGGCGTGCGTCATCTTCTACTCCTACACCGGGGTGACCCGGGGGATTGCAGAAGGAATAAAAAATTCAAGCGGGTGCGATCTCATCGAAGTAAAAACAAAGAACGAGTACTCGAACTTCACCGCGTACACGACCGGCGTACTCCGGTCCCGCAAGGGGGCCGCTGACCCGATCGTGCCCGAAGAGATCGATGTCTCAGAGTACGATCTGCTCATCATCGGTACCCCGGTCTGGGCCTGGAAGCCCGCGCCCGCGATCAATGCAGCGGTCAGGGCGCTGAAAGGGTGCGAAGGGAAGATGGCTGTCACCTTTGTCACCTGCTGCAACAAGCCGGGCGAGGCCCTCCCGCTCCTGACCGCTGCCCTGAACAAACGGGGCATCGACGTCTTATCTGAGATCTGCCTGACACCGGAGGATACGAAGAACCCGGCCGCGGGCAATGAACTCCTTTCCCGGATCGCTGCTGCAATCCCGGTCCGGCCCGATGGCGGGGAGCGGACAACAACCCAGAAAACTGACGTGAAATCATGAAGACCTACATCATCTACCATTCCCATTCCGGGGTCACGCGTGGCGTGGCCGAACGCGTGAAAGAAACCTGCGGGGGGGAACTCATCGAAGTCAAACTCAAGGAAGGCCATGCAACACCCATTGCATATTTCCT
This region includes:
- a CDS encoding FUSC family protein, which codes for MTDPGQETKNCRTGSGIVQKLASPILIALQYGLGSLISFSIALLFSKDIIHIKSGTAMIGALWAMITFISVTQDCRSSTQDTARLQVLGAFLGAVLSGIFLTTFPFSIPGMACLIGIVVLICHVLGMPGPARLAALTVGIVMVISAINPDIPPVVNAMTRFLEVLIGSTVAIGIVWVWQCLPGNSGKTG
- a CDS encoding PKD domain-containing protein, which encodes MTRPLSLRNCRLLAAVLVIAALALVVPVMANTVTISPSGGDDSSAITAAMTSAGSDGMVILNPGTYYAHDITVPNNIIITAADTHGPSDTIIDAAVLGRIFSATSRTVTIRNLGLRNGYAPAAGGAIYATDSTVTVTGSAITNCSAYNNGGAIFATSGSTVIIAGSTISDCSALWGGALYAYTSTAMTVTSTSITGCTAKNGGSAVFANTGSTVNVHYSRIFGNDGYSVYNNGATSVNVAENWWGTNSGPASSALSGTMTSTPYLVLGITANPLSVQTGGTSAITANLKYDSTGADKSGSGTVPDGIPVTFETTSGSVSPASATTVSGAAGTTFTPSSAGTTTVSSTVDGQTVTVKITVTAAPVDHSVTKVTGPGQSIQAAIDITNDGGTVIIYPGTYTQHDISVTKNIRIRAADGHGPLDTIIDAQSAGRIFTVTNSYSLAIDKLTLMNGKAPSDSRGLSMGGAIGGLDSNIPYSVTVTSSSFIGCSADNNGGAISADSSTVMSSTFTGCSAGNNGGAIYGDWLTVMSNTFNGCSAGNNGDAIYGDWTSNGPPATGTGDRVITALAVSPDGFNLYAGNMNGFVYSFTFLAPAPVAEFTGSPATGSYPLKVQFNDTSANSPTMWNWSYGDGTWFNTTDSFQRNASHTYTSAGSFTVNLIAGNTAGSNRVSKTGFVTVTAPAGAPVAGFSGIPTTGTVPLKVQFNDTSANSPTMWNWSYGDGTWFNTTDSFQRNASHTYTSAGSFTVDLTATNSAGSNSKKITNYITVNAAVSAPQSAFSANTTSGTVPLAVMFHDDSTNEPTEWLWDFGDGGTSDNQDILHIYTTAGNYTVNLTVKNAAGTSSHRVEKFITAGESVLPWPTPGTTPAPVAAFTANRTEGDRPLAVKFTDTSTKTPTSWTWDFGDSGTSTLQNPVHQYTTSGNYTVSLKAANAAGSSTATKTKYIRVLAPVVGQNTFAVDEVQTTITGSVQNVSVDTTGTNVTTSGNVVTIRNATGWSSVNITFAGTPETGASAVNGTVGSVMAVTEPVTAPIEAAGTPTVTISLNMSRMPGTTAAITQTITKDPDATAQSSFSLFASSEGKQINEIAYTLNIVKTNLENAGDGGIIQSATLTMTVSKAWVDAHGGVSSLAVLRRADDGTTQILAPVVTGPDADNTYTITVISPKGLSVFSLAAVSAVSTGSPGSTGSSYNNGDTDTGTFVSSQPKSTSLLAPVDPSSYPWTTQSIRGPTHITKIELQPIGTFKDLFILTEKPDSLPQGIPAPGVPVYEFHKITLYHATNDDINQAKIEFTVSPSYLESQKMTSRDVQLMRYRDKAWEKLPTEYEGMKDGEHLYRATTSGFSYFATVVVKDATIMTTTTTTTVPTLAGQVQTSQKPTATHVKSTVAPAVSRTQAAPPVTDTPKPAGVSIPFYIFGIAGIIILCISIVIVRRWYIRRQNPALFRKYD
- a CDS encoding GyrI-like domain-containing protein, yielding MTTNPAISIVDVPPMEVLGTEKTGTYALIPELLMTVLNYMLEQKIPIAGPPVFVCHETSPEAAKGANAKGTARVEIAWPVSGHAPGAGNIRKYTLCGGRMVHTVHKGPYETCEPTYLEVFAWINEQNLTISGPIREIYPNDPMEVPPEEILTEIYIPVG
- a CDS encoding choice-of-anchor D domain-containing protein, with protein sequence MDNFCACAPGWAGTCCADYRPGTLTPPALDFGNVTVGAPDHSQPAIVLANTLPGTNVTPGMNLTIQSIALTGTDSSDFAYTTTCEQNTKMPPWPGTCSFAVTFTPSATGTRTALLSVSVSSDSGAHNQILDTTLTGTGITRVSSILVNPLDSANIFAGLSGAGIFRSTDSGSTWNAAQVLPANTQITALAKQPGTGSPALYAGTIGGGVYASTDNGQTWNACSNTGLANRNVLTLVSDSAGKLYAGTEAGVFASSDNCASWTAVNSGLTV
- a CDS encoding thioredoxin domain-containing protein; translation: MTPDRSKEPEFFAGRQSPSSQDSGILLFRPATLVALTALIVFLIAYLAFSAGLFGTARETAVPPGVCGEMVVQYTNTYFAEPGTPASLVSVQADGNVYNITIRSRSENMTLYTTSDCTFLFPMAIDMRNSRAASSSPARQQQNFKRSSRPSVDLYVMAFCPYGTQAETAMVPVEKLLGSKADFRIRYIASVSGSTADTVQSLHGPREAEEDLRQACINRNYPAQFWEYVNRFDQQCYPLAQDAAAFSACSRNLTVSLNMDPEKITSCSTGPDGLAVLKADEADAGANGATASPALLINGVTYAGARTPEAFKTAICNSFDTMPSECNTTLSSTAASSSGGTC
- a CDS encoding metalloregulator ArsR/SmtB family transcription factor; amino-acid sequence: MEPCNKCNVCNKLCEIVPVMAGKFKALGDLTRLQIIYLLATDTSGTLGVSELAARLKISQPAVSQHLKTLRGEGLVDSRREGFYVYYTINCDRMVEFREHFELMYSCVMENCSRELVRKSNRDRTIRACVIFYSYTGVTRGIAEGIKNSSGCDLIEVKTKNEYSNFTAYTTGVLRSRKGAADPIVPEEIDVSEYDLLIIGTPVWAWKPAPAINAAVRALKGCEGKMAVTFVTCCNKPGEALPLLTAALNKRGIDVLSEICLTPEDTKNPAAGNELLSRIAAAIPVRPDGGERTTTQKTDVKS